TGGGGGGGAACCAATGGTATAAAAATCGGTTGGGAGTAATAGAATTATACGATGCCTGGCGTTCGGTGAGCAATGCTGCCTTGCCGCTCTTGCTAGTTGGCGCAGCTTTAACGCCGGTTTTGGCTAACGTTGTCAGCCAGTCACTTTATAAGAATGACATCCACATAATCAAGGGGCTCGACGACGAATTTGTGCATTTGGCATACGCAGGGGCATCAGTTTTTCTCTTTCCGTCGCTGGCCGAAGGATTTGGGTGGCCCATTGCCGAAGCCATGGCCTCCGGATGCCCTGTAATAACTACTGATGAGGACCCGATGACGGAAGTAGCGGGGAAGGCCGGGTTTTTAATTCCTCGCCGGCCCTTCCACGCGGCTGCCAGCGCCCAATGGGCTATTGAGGCCGCTGCTGTGGTGGAAAAAGTAATCAGCTTGACCAGCCAAGAGCGCGAAGCTGCCATCGTAGCGAGTCGCGTAAATGCCCAACGGTTCGATAGTAACAAGGCCCTGGACCGCATCGAATGCATCTATGAAAAGGTGCTTCAGCAGTTCCAATACTGATACAAAATGCCAACGTATTGATTGGTCTTCATAGCTGAGAAGCCTATAATAACCATAGCACTATTGAGTGTTGCCTTAATTGGTTTGAATGGAACTGCGTCCATAAACTGAGGGGCCCCTGCCTAGCACCAAGGCCTATCGTTTGGTCATCAAAACGAGTGCAGCGGGCGTCAACCAGCCAAACCAGAAGTGTGCTAAGTACGCAACTGCACCAAACTTTCTGGGGGCCTTGTTGCCTACGCAGCTGCGGTAAGGAGGGCCCCCGCCAACAAGTAAATGGGGGTGATTTGCTTGCTGGCCAGGGTGCAGCCGATACGCACCACTCGGTGCATCGAACATACTGTGGATCTTGGTGCCCCATTCGCTGGGGCCGAAAGATTCATTACCGGCTTGGCTGGCCGCTGGTTGTTGGGCTCACACAACGGTAGCATCGGTGCACGGCTCAGCTAAAATCCAGCTCCTACACAGCCTCGAACAAGCACTACCTAGCGGGGGCTGCGCTCCAGCGTCCGGCGGCGTGTTACCCCCCACAAAAGCGAAACGGCAACGGTCTACTACATCACGGTGCACAAGCAAACCCAAGTTGCGGTGTACGCTTCCCTAAATAGAGAGCCAGTTGTGAGTAGAGAAAAGCGTATTTTCACTACCTGACACCTGCGAGATGAAAAAAGGAAGATTCAGCGAAGCCCAGATGGTGGCCATTCTGCCACAACAAGCCAGTGGGGCAGACCGTCGCGCAATCGTGCGCGAGCACGGCCTGAGCGAGGCCACGTTTTACACCTGGAAGAGCAAGTACGCCGGGGCCAGTGTCGCCGAACTGACGCGGCTCAAGCACTTGGAAGACGAGAATAAGCGCCTCAAACAAATGTTTGCCGACCTAAGCTTAGAGAACCAGGCCATCAAGGAGATATTGCGAAAAAAGTAGCCAGCCCTGCGGCGCGGCGCCAGGCAGCGCAGGGCTTAGTGAGTAAAGGCTGGAGCCAGCGGCGAGCGTGTGCGCTCGTGGGGCTCTCCCGTGGCAGCTACCACCCGGTAGGACAAGGGGCGCCATGACGAGCCCGTCCAAGCCGCCCTTCGGGCATTAACCGGGCGGCACCCGGGCTGGGGCTTCTGGAAACTGCACCCCCGGTTGCGCAAAAACGGCTTGGTCATCAACCACAAACGCACGTTGCGCATTTATCGGGCCCTGGCCCTGAACCTACCCCGGCGCCTCAAAAAGCGGGTGCCTGCCCGCGTCAAGCAGCCGTTGGCGGTGCCCGGGGCAGCCAATGTGTGCTGGTCGCTCGACTTCACCAGTGACGTGCTGACGGCCGGCCGTCGGTTTCGGACCCTGAACGTGCTTGACGATTACAACCGGGAACTGCTGGGCGTTGAAATCGACTTTCCCTTGCCCGCCGCCCGCGTGGTGCAGGTGCTGACGCGCTTGGTTGCGTACCACGGCCGGCCGGCGCAGCTGCGCACCGACAACGGGCCGGAGTTTATCAGCGCCCGGTTGACCGAATGGTGCGGAGGCGCAGGGCATCGCCTTGCACTGGATTCAGCCCGGCAAGCCGACTCAAAACGCCTACATCGAGCGCTTCAACGGCTCGTTTCGCCGCGAGCTGCTTGATGCGCACCTGTTTCGTTCGCTGGCCCACGTGCGCCAACTCGTCGAGGAGTGGATGCTCGATTACAACACCCAACGGCCGCACCAGGCCTTGGAATTTTATGACCCCCATCGAATTTAAACAAGCCGCTTAGCTTCTGCTAACTACTGGCTTACCGAACGGGGAAGCGTACAGGGTTGCCCTTCTGGTGAACTAAAAAAGTCTGTTCCGCAAGGAACAGAGTAGGTTTGAAGTATTCGACGCTTCACTCCTTGCCCTGCACCATGACGGAACAGACGGTAGCAATGTATTGGCTTTATCGACGATTTGCTCACGCTTTGCCGGCCGCGTTGGGCACCGCAGCCCGACCCGCGCCGGCACCTCTGCGATGCCGAGGTGTTGACCACCGCGCTGGTGGCGGCGCGCTATTTTGGCGGCAACCTGGCCCAGGCCCGGCGTTACATGCAGGGCCACTGGGGGCAGCGGGTGCTGCACAAGAGCGGCTTTTCGCGCCAGTTGCACCAGTTGCGGGACGTGTTGGCGGAGCTCTTTACCCGCTTTGGAGAAACGCTCAAGCACTTGAATGCCGACGCGCGCTACGTGCTCGACTCCTTTCCGGTGCCCGGGTGTCATAACGCGCGCATCGGCCGCAGCAGGCTCTTGACCGGTAAGGCGTACCATGGGCGCTGTGCCGGCAAGCGCTGCTGGTTTTACGGCGTGAAAGTGCAGGTGCTCGCCACGGCCGATGGGCTTCCCGTGGCCTGCCACCTGCACCCCGGCAGCGAAGCCGATGTGACGGGCCTGCGCCAACTCGACCCGGACCTGCCCGAAGGAAGCGTGCGCTACACCGACGCGGGCTACACCGACTATGGGCACGAAGACGTTTTCGAAGACGCAACCGGCTGCCAGCAGCAGACGGCCCGCCGGGCCAACAGCAAACGACCCCATGCGCCGGCCCGTGCCTTCCTCATCCAGCACTTCCGGCACGGCATCGAAACCTGCTTCGGCGGCCTAACCAACCGTTTTCTTAAAAAGATTCACGCCACGTCCGCAGCCGGCTTCGCGCTCAAAATCTGACTCTTTGTTTTCGTTCACGCCTTGGACCAAGTTGGCTTGTAGTCCGCCACTTGGGTTTGCTACAGCGCGGCATTCGGGAATAGGAAATTATTGCCCGCGGTGTACTCCGTTTTG
This genomic stretch from Hymenobacter sp. PAMC 26628 harbors:
- a CDS encoding glycosyltransferase, which produces MDARARVLRLPLPGAAQKWLGYLDQYLVFPARVRRRLQGYPANTLFVFTDQAQGPWVPLVAHRPHVIHCHDFMAQHSAMGRIPENPTPWTGQQYQQLIYRGYSQGKNFISVSEKTRKDLEQLLPEAPNTSEMVYNGMNNSFFPYDVSIARQKLGLKLGVQLTPGYLLHVGGNQWYKNRLGVIELYDAWRSVSNAALPLLLVGAALTPVLANVVSQSLYKNDIHIIKGLDDEFVHLAYAGASVFLFPSLAEGFGWPIAEAMASGCPVITTDEDPMTEVAGKAGFLIPRRPFHAAASAQWAIEAAAVVEKVISLTSQEREAAIVASRVNAQRFDSNKALDRIECIYEKVLQQFQY